The Apodemus sylvaticus chromosome 17, mApoSyl1.1, whole genome shotgun sequence genome contains a region encoding:
- the LOC127667452 gene encoding uncharacterized protein CXorf49 homolog, with protein MGSSEEQSVPGDDFYEESGDHNKNLSLVSRPAESNEGESSLPSPKGSKLPLVSQLDVSENSAVVLWAADGSWPDSPVPEEERLGAPVDEKVADSDFLSQPSVEAAATGQQVTNPETPGAREHPSPESFCAETETGSSRKATQASGSEEAKASSTATLFPKGLEQSRGWVTPRKSTTSRMVIGENVHHPTSEPELLDELNEVQMMRVTICLKDGNHGNQAKNSGPAETGDLARHSNVQTRDSFIRMPSSMLTSTTRGLTSGMERQSSKELEPFSSKKKQGILWGKGGSKSSYTEAAAGVGALPKASPRKKMAQKKKPLWDASAVTLGRAFHQWGQRLKSAPAEPATFPPISGVGLPGRSNKCSLLPLRPKQCKNFYTGKRSGVKRTKELQLVTKEDTDSTKDPGSQVQFPTHRAEPPCQGVHQEFSGGDINTRNLQDSGNSQSSALSQRGIMSKKSAPSGDQEEPVGPPAPDSEILQLPGTQGCPRCPELQKEIEDLRKQLSALQAVNEKFQIHSS; from the coding sequence ATGGGCTCTTCCGAGGAGCAGTCTGTTCCAGGAGATGATTTTTATGAGGAGAGTGGAGACCACAACAAGAACTTGAGCCTTGTCTCAAGGCCTGCCGAGAGCAACGAGGGTGAAAGCAGCCTCCCAAGTCCCAAAGGCAGCAAGCTGCCATTGGTGTCCCAGCTGGACGTGTCAGAGAACTCAGCCGTGGTGCTTTGGGCGGCTGACGGGAGCTGGCCAGATTCCCCGGTGCCCGAGGAAGAGAGGCTAGGTGCCCCGGTGGATGAAAAGGTGGCTGATTCGGACTTTCTCTCCCAACCCAGTGTGGAGGCTGCGGCCACTGGACAGCAGGTGACCAACCCAGAGACACCAGGAGCCAGAGAACACCCATCCCCAGAGAGCTTTTGTGCTGAGACAGAGACGGGCTCCAGCAGGAAAGCTACGCAGGCTTCCGGCTCCGAGGAGGCAAAGGCATCTTCTACTGCCACTCTCTTCCCCAAGGGACTGGAGCAAAGCAGAGGTTGGGTGACCCCGAGGAAGAGTACCACTAGTAGAATGGTGATCGGCGAGAATGTCCACCACCCCACTTCCGAACCTGAATTATTAGACGAATTAAATGAAGTACAGATGATGAGAGTGACCATTTGCCTTAAAGATGGGAACCATGGGAACCAGGCTAAGAACAGTGGCCCCGCAGAGACTGGAGACCTAGCTAGACACTCAAATGTCCAGACCAGGGACAGTTTCATCCGGATGCCCTCCTCGATGCTGACCTCTACTACCCGGGGACTTACCTCTGGCATGGAAAGACAGTCCTCGAAAGAGCTGGAACCCTTTTCCTCTAAGAAAAAGCAAGGCATCTTATGGGGTAAGGGAGGAAGCAAGTCCAGCTACACAGAGGCTGCTGCCGGGGTAGGTGCCCTGCCCAAGGCCAGTCCTAGAAAGAAGATGGCCCAGAAGAAAAAACCCCTGtgggatgcctcagcagttaCCCTGGGGAGAGCCTTCCATCAATGGGGCCAGAGACTGAAGTCAGCTCCTGCAGAACCAGCCACTTTCCCCCCAATCTCTGGTGTTGGCTTGCCTGGAAGGTCTAATAAATGCTCACTGCTGCCTTTGAGACCCAAACAGTGCAAGAACTTCTACACTGGGAAGAGGTCTGGGGTAAAGAGGACAAAGGAGTTACAGTTGGTAACGAAAGAAGACACTGACTCAACCAAAGACCCCGGCTCAcaggttcagtttccaacacACAGGGCCGAGCCACCTTGTCAGGGTGTGCATCAAGAATTCAGCGGTGGGGATATAAACACCCGAAACCTCCAGGATTCAGGAAACTCTCAGTCCTCAGCCCTGAGCCAGAGAGGCATCATGTCCAAGAAATCTGCACCCTCTGGTGACCAGGAAGAACCTGTGGGTCCCCCAGCCCCAGATTCAGAGATACTGCAACTACCTGGAACACAAGGCTGCCCCCGTTGTCCAGAGTtacagaaggaaatagaggacCTCAGGAAACAACTGTCAGCCCTGCAGGCTGTCAATGAGAAGTTCCAGATCCATTCAAGTTAA